The proteins below are encoded in one region of Lactuca sativa cultivar Salinas chromosome 3, Lsat_Salinas_v11, whole genome shotgun sequence:
- the LOC111907319 gene encoding uncharacterized protein LOC111907319, with translation MKLSLKLEDQQQNQNPILVRAKIPVTVFGLPFLSAFSATHHHAAAASDKLSLSLRTHFPSGPSLKLSYNTPTTTTATAAAAATAPLTLTLKSGVSLSGSPNNSPLIISANFSFSPQNPNPNPTFSIQFKPRLGSFSLRKSVSSTVSNPSKKPNGESTAGSENSYGFVPLDRPINWKELTVESATKDSILSGILMSADTELPVTKRVKVNLRWGVNIPSDYEKQLPYLRVNKIKVERIDEVVEEKGNQKQGILGDSGEFEMLKGMYSWMSRELNDLQKENREMRHTLEDMKSLQSMRNYNGYAAATGGGGGGGGGKRPVPVVENSDGFEQWRMKKSGGSGEANGQRETKKNLTSVDVESELQRAIKAASTS, from the coding sequence ATGAAGTTATCTCTGAAACTCGAAGATCAACAACAAAATCAAAACCCAATCCTCGTCAGGGCTAAAATTCCCGTCACTGTTTTCGGTCTTCCTTTCCTCTCCGCCTTCTCCGCCACTCACCATCACGCCGCCGCCGCCTCCGACAAGCTCTCCCTCTCTCTCCGTACCCACTTTCCGTCCGGTCCCTCACTCAAGCTCTCCTACAACACCCCCACAACCACCACCGCCACCGCGGCTGCAGCTGCCACCGCACCTCTCACGCTCACTCTCAAATCAGGGGTAAGCCTTTCAGGTTCCCCCAACAATTCCCCTCTCAtaatctccgccaatttctctttCTCacctcaaaaccctaaccctaaccctactttCTCCATCCAGTTCAAACCCCGATTAGGATCATTCTCTCTCCGTAAATCAGTATCCTCCACTGTCTCAAACCCTAGTAAGAAGCCCAATGGTGAGAGTACCGCTGGTAGTGAGAATTCATATGGATTTGTGCCATTGGATCGGCCTATCAATTGGAAGGAACTAACAGTGGAATCAGCCACGAAAGACTCGATCTTGTCGGGGATTTTGATGTCGGCCGATACCGAGTTGCCAGTGACTAAACGGGTCAAGGTAAATTTACGGTGGGGCGTGAATATCCCATCTGATTACGAGAAGCAATTGCCGTATTTGAGGGTGAACAAAATTAAAGTTGAGAGAATTGATGAGGTAGTGGAAGAGAAAGGGAATCAGAAGCAGGGAATTCTGGGTGATTCCGGTGAGTTTGAGATGTTGAAGGGCATGTATTCTTGGATGAGCAGAGAATTGAATGATTTACAGAAGGAAAACAGAGAGATGAGACACACATTGGAGGACATGAAATCACTGCAGTCAATGAGGAATTACAATGGATACGCTGCTGctactggtggtggtggtggtggtggtggaggaaaGAGGCCAGTGCCGGTGGTTGAAAATTCCGATGGATTTGAGCAGTGGAGGATGAAGAAGAGTGGCGGCAGTGGTGAGGCTAATGGGCAGAGAGAAACTAAGAAGAATTTGACTTCGGTAGATGTGGAGAGTGAATTGCAGAGAGCAATTAAGGCTGCATCAACTTCATGA
- the LOC111907359 gene encoding ALA-interacting subunit 5 has product MDEHEPTRPKAISKKPRYSRFTQQELPAWKPILTPGWVIASFVTVAIMFIPTGLLCLSASERVVEIVDRYDDDCLPDSFRTNPDSFIQNNKSNKTCIRTLKVPRKMTAPIFIYYELDNFYQNHRRYVKSRSDKQLRDPGAAEETKDCMPEDIVGGDNDAPIVPCGLVAWSLFNDTYTFSKANKVVDIDKKDIAWKSDTRVKFGSNVYPKNFQKGELIGGGVLDESKPLSEQEDLIVWMRTAALPNFRKLYGKINMDLEANETITVVIQNNYNTYDFGGEKKLILSTASWIGGKNDFFGIAFLTIGGICLFMAINFIFLYVFKPRPLGDPTYLSWNRNPNAQ; this is encoded by the exons ATGGATGAACATGAACCCACAAGACCAAAAGCAATTTCCAAGAAACCAAGATATTCAAGATTCACACAACAAGAGCTTCCTGCATGGAAACCAATCTTAACTCCAGGATGGGTAATTGCGTCATTTGTAACCGTTGCCATTATGTTCATCCCCACCGGCCTTTTATGTTTATCAGCATCCGAACGCGTTGTAGAAATCGTGGATCGTTATGACGATGATTGTCTCCCTGATTCATTCCGCACAAATCCAGATTCATTTATTCAAAACaacaaatcaaacaaaacatgTATCCGCACATTGAAAGTGCCACGAAAAATGACCGCACCTATCTTTATTTACTACGAACTCGATAACTTTTACCAAAATCATCGACG ATATGTGAAAAGTAGAAGTGACAAACAATTGCGGGACCCTGGAGCGGCAGAGGAAACGAAAGATTGTATGCCGGAAGACATAGTAGGCGGGGACAACGACGCGCCTATTGTTCCTTGTGGATTGGTCGCGTGGAGTTTGTTTAATGATACGTACACATTCTCAAAAGCGAAcaaagttgtagatattgataAAAAGGACATCGCGTGGAAAAGTGATACACGGGTTAAATTCGGGTCGAACGTGTACCCGAAAAACTTTCAAAAGGGAGAGTTGATTGGGGGTGGAGTACTAGACGAATCAAAGCCC TTGAGCGAGCAAGAAGATCTAATTGTGTGGATGAGGACTGCGGCGTTGCCTAATTTCAGAAAGCTTTATGGAAAAATAAACATGGATTTGGAGGCAAATGAGACGATAACGGTTGTGATACAGAATAACTACAATACGTATGATTTTGGGGGAGAAAAGAAGCTTATACTTTCGACTGCGAGTTGGATTGGTGGGAAAAACGATTTCTTTGGTATAGCGTTTCTTACGATTGGTGGGATTTGTTTATTTATGGCgattaatttcatatttttatatgtttttaaaccGAGGCCTCTTGGAGACCCAACATATTTGTCGTGGAATAGAAACCCAAATGCACAATGA
- the LOC111907358 gene encoding ribose-phosphate pyrophosphokinase 1, translated as MASLMLPSPSSCSTSSSSSPFSRRSFSRGFINSEARIPASANNIRCEISKSLNGKPCVPIIKDGMLSNFMEAGRMNHAVMNGKLKIFSGTANSALSQEIASYMGLDLGMIQIKRFADGEIYVQLQESVRGCDVYLVQPTSPPANENLMELLVTIDACRRASAKNITAVIPYFGYARADRKTQGRESIAAKLVANLITEAGADRVLACDLHSGQSMGYFDIPVDHVYCQPVILDYLASKSICSNDLVVVSPDVGGVARARAFAKKLSDAPLAIVDKRRHGHNVAEVMNLIGDVKGKVAVMLDDMIDTAGTISKGAALLHEEGAREVYACCTHGVFSPPAIERLSSGLFQEVIVTNTIPLKEQHYFPQLTVLSVANLLGETIWRVHDDTSVSSIFT; from the exons ATGGCATCTCTAATGTTGCCATCTCCATCATCATGCTctacttcttcttcatcatcgccGTTTTCTCGGCGCTCTTTCAGTCGTGGTTTCATTAACAGCGAGGCTCGTATTCCCGCTTCTGCTAACAACATC AGGTGTGAGATTAGTAAATCATTAAATGGGAAACCATGTGTACCAATTATCAAAGATGGAATGCTGTCCAACTTCATGGAAGCTGGGCGCATGAATCATGCTGTTATGAATGGGAAGCTTAAAATATTCTCTGGCACAGCAAATTCTGCACTTTctcag GAAATTGCAAGTTACATGGGGCTTGATCTTGGAATGATTCAGATAAAGCGATTTGCAGATGGTGAAATATATGTTCAATTACAAGAGAGTGTACGTGGGTGTGATGTGTATCTGGTGCAACCTACCAGCCCTCCTGCAAATGAAAATCTCATGGAGCTTTTAGTTACAATAGATGCATGCAGAAGAGCATCAGCCAAAAACATCACAGCTGTCATCCCTTATTTTGGATACGCCAGAGCCGATAGAAAG ACTCAAGGGCGTGAATCTATTGCTGCAAAACTAGTAGCAAACCTGATTACTGAAGCAGGTGCAGATCGTGTTCTTGCTTGTGATCTTCATTCTGGGCAGTCCATGGGTTATTTTGATATCCCGGTGGATCATGTTTACTGTCAG CCTGTGATTCTTGATTATCTTGCCAGCAAGTCGATTTGCTCAAATGACTTGGTGGTTGTGTCGCCTGATGTTGGTGGAGTTGCCAGGGCACGTGCTTTTGCCAAAAAGTTATCTGATGCGCCTTTGGCAATTGTTGACAAAAGACGCCATGGACACAATGTAGCTGag GTGATGAATTTAATTGGTGATGTCAAAGGAAAAGTTGCTGTGATGTTGGATGATATGATCGACACTGCTG GAACTATTTCTAAAGGCGCAGCTCTATTACATGAAGAGGGAGCCAGGGAAGTCTATGCATGTTGCACTCATGGTGTATTCAG CCCCCCTGCGATTGAGAGGTTATCAAGTGGACTTTTTCAAGAAGTGATTGTAACGAACACGATTCCTTTAAAGGAACAACATTATTTCCCACAGCTGACTGTTCTTTCAGTGGCAAATCTTTTGGGTGAAACTATTTGGCGTGTTCATGATGATACCTCTGTAAGTAGCATCTTCACATGA